Proteins encoded together in one Solidesulfovibrio fructosivorans JJ] window:
- a CDS encoding homocysteine S-methyltransferase family protein, with amino-acid sequence MGDFRKALTDAGLLVFDGAMGTLLQGRGLAPGQSPELFGLSHPEAIVATHREYIEAGSRVITANTFGGSRYKLPAGTDVVALNREMAHLARQAAGSTAFVAGSVGPTGQFVAPLGKVTLRELVAAFVEQIRGLAAGGCDLIVGETHFDVAEAKALVLACREVCDLPVAVCMTYEGAASLTGSAPEVFVDVMENLGVDLIGVNCGAGPDDMRHVGEVYSRRLSTPFFVKPNAGMPRLENGQTVFPMGPEEFAEKTARFADLGAKALSGCCGTTPAHIAALAKALSGRSWTRPEAPDRPVLAVASRALTVALGGKSPCAVIGERINPTGKAELAAELVAGEYAKALAFAEEQAAAGASILDVNVGAPMVDETKTLPGLALELTKRQRLPLCLDSNNAEALTNALWASPATPLVNSISGEPGRMELLGPLCRDHGAPFILLPLKGRKLPVTAAERLAIIEELLAQAESLRIPRRLILVDALALTVSSKAEAGLACLETIRHCREAWGLPTVLGLSNISFGLPARELVNAAFFAMCLGAGLAAAIANPNVARLMETGAACEVLLDRDPQAGRFIERYAGWKSSSSGGGSAPAAAAKSEEGGSPLRQAVIKGRRAELDGLIDAALAEGRSPASILSEELIPGIMEVGERYERKEFFLPQLLVAAETMRAGFTRLEPLLAETSGAEKARIVMATVEGDIHDIGKNIVCLMLKNHGFEVIDLGKDVPAARIVDEAQQRKADIIGLSALMTTTMVRMEDTVRLVKERGLTAKVMVGGAVVTAAFAKSIGADAHAADAVDAVRQAKALIGG; translated from the coding sequence GTGGGCGATTTCAGAAAAGCGCTGACGGACGCGGGCCTCCTCGTTTTCGACGGAGCCATGGGCACGCTGCTCCAGGGACGGGGGCTCGCCCCGGGGCAGTCGCCGGAACTTTTCGGGCTGTCCCATCCCGAGGCCATCGTGGCCACCCACAGGGAATACATCGAAGCCGGGTCCCGCGTCATCACCGCCAACACCTTCGGCGGTTCCCGGTACAAGCTGCCCGCCGGCACGGATGTTGTCGCGCTCAACCGCGAGATGGCCCACCTGGCCCGCCAGGCGGCCGGGAGCACGGCCTTTGTCGCCGGCTCGGTCGGCCCCACGGGCCAGTTCGTCGCCCCCTTGGGCAAGGTGACGCTGCGTGAGCTCGTGGCCGCCTTCGTCGAGCAGATTCGGGGGCTGGCCGCCGGCGGCTGCGACCTGATCGTCGGCGAGACCCATTTCGACGTGGCCGAGGCCAAGGCGTTGGTGCTGGCCTGTCGCGAAGTGTGCGACCTGCCCGTGGCCGTGTGCATGACCTATGAGGGCGCGGCCAGCCTGACCGGTTCCGCGCCGGAGGTCTTCGTCGACGTCATGGAGAACCTGGGCGTGGACCTCATCGGCGTCAACTGCGGCGCCGGGCCCGACGACATGCGGCATGTGGGCGAGGTCTATTCCCGGCGGCTTTCCACGCCCTTTTTCGTCAAGCCCAACGCCGGCATGCCGCGTCTGGAAAACGGCCAGACCGTCTTCCCCATGGGGCCGGAGGAATTCGCCGAAAAAACGGCCCGCTTCGCCGACCTCGGGGCCAAGGCCCTTTCCGGCTGCTGCGGCACCACCCCGGCCCATATCGCCGCCCTGGCCAAGGCCCTTTCCGGGCGCTCCTGGACGCGGCCCGAGGCGCCGGACCGGCCGGTCCTGGCCGTCGCCTCCCGGGCGCTGACCGTGGCGCTCGGCGGCAAAAGCCCCTGCGCCGTCATCGGCGAGCGCATCAATCCCACCGGCAAGGCGGAGTTGGCCGCCGAGCTCGTGGCCGGGGAATACGCCAAGGCCCTGGCCTTTGCCGAGGAGCAGGCGGCCGCCGGCGCGTCCATCCTCGACGTCAACGTGGGCGCGCCCATGGTCGACGAGACCAAGACGCTTCCCGGGCTGGCCCTGGAGCTGACCAAGCGCCAGCGCCTGCCGCTGTGCCTCGATTCCAACAATGCCGAGGCGCTGACCAACGCGCTTTGGGCCTCGCCGGCAACGCCGCTGGTCAATTCCATCAGCGGCGAACCCGGCCGCATGGAGCTTTTGGGCCCCCTCTGCCGCGATCACGGCGCGCCGTTCATTTTGCTGCCGCTTAAAGGCCGCAAGCTGCCGGTCACGGCCGCCGAGCGCCTGGCCATCATCGAGGAGCTGCTCGCCCAGGCCGAGTCCCTGCGCATCCCCAGGCGGCTGATCCTGGTCGACGCCCTGGCTCTCACCGTTTCCTCCAAGGCCGAGGCGGGACTCGCCTGCCTGGAGACCATCCGCCACTGCCGCGAGGCCTGGGGTCTGCCCACGGTCCTTGGCCTGTCCAACATTTCCTTCGGCCTGCCGGCCCGGGAGCTCGTCAACGCCGCCTTTTTCGCCATGTGCCTGGGGGCCGGGCTCGCGGCGGCCATCGCCAACCCCAATGTGGCCCGGCTCATGGAAACCGGCGCGGCCTGCGAGGTGCTTCTCGACCGCGATCCCCAGGCCGGCCGCTTCATCGAGCGCTACGCCGGCTGGAAGTCGTCCTCGTCCGGCGGCGGTTCCGCTCCGGCGGCCGCGGCCAAGAGCGAGGAGGGGGGCAGCCCCCTGCGCCAGGCCGTCATCAAGGGCCGGCGGGCCGAACTCGATGGGCTCATCGACGCCGCCCTGGCTGAGGGGCGCTCCCCGGCCTCGATCTTAAGCGAGGAACTCATCCCCGGCATCATGGAAGTGGGCGAACGCTACGAGCGCAAGGAATTCTTCCTGCCCCAGCTCCTCGTCGCCGCCGAAACCATGCGCGCCGGGTTCACTCGCCTGGAGCCGCTTCTGGCCGAAACGTCCGGAGCCGAGAAGGCCCGCATCGTCATGGCCACGGTCGAGGGCGACATCCACGACATCGGCAAGAACATCGTGTGTCTGATGCTCAAAAACCACGGCTTCGAGGTCATCGACCTGGGCAAGGACGTGCCCGCCGCGCGCATCGTGGACGAGGCCCAGCAGCGCAAGGCCGATATCATCGGCCTCTCGGCGCTCATGACCACCACCATGGTGCGCATGGAAGACACCGTGCGCCTGGTCAAGGAGCGCGGGCTTACGGCCAAGGTCATGGTCGGCGGGGCCGTGGTGACCGCCGCCTTCGCCAAGTCCATCGGAGCCGACGCCCACGCCGCGGACGCCGTGGACGCCGTCCGCCAGGCCAAGGCCCTCATCGGCGGGTAA
- a CDS encoding sigma-70 family RNA polymerase sigma factor, translated as MEHRDDQDISPDDADIDIDIDDTEHNDAPDDAEEKVIDAAPVDDFRLPAPRAGSSGSLSTRDPLQLYLREIGKFPMLKPEEEQELARRVRDSGDEKAAFRLISSHLRLVVKIAMDFQRRWMQNVLDLIQEGNVGLMRAVTKFDPDKGIKFSYYAAYWIKAYILKYIMDNWRMVKIGTTQAQRKLFYNLNKERNRLQTLGFDPSASQLSEALNVTESDIVEMDQRLSGNDLSLDVSLGEDSTSTRLDFLPALTPGIEEILAGDEISHQLEKHIQTIRPSLNEKELDLLDNRILSDSPVTLREIGAKYGITRERVRQIEARLLEKLKEHLSKRIEDFSSDWIHREE; from the coding sequence ATGGAACATCGAGACGATCAAGATATTTCACCTGACGACGCCGATATCGACATCGACATCGACGACACGGAGCATAACGACGCCCCGGACGACGCCGAAGAGAAGGTCATCGACGCCGCGCCCGTCGACGATTTCCGGCTGCCGGCCCCCAGGGCCGGTTCATCCGGTTCGCTTTCCACGCGCGACCCGCTCCAGCTCTATTTGCGCGAGATCGGCAAATTTCCCATGCTCAAACCCGAGGAGGAGCAGGAGCTGGCCCGGCGCGTGCGCGATTCGGGCGACGAGAAGGCGGCCTTCCGCCTCATCTCCTCCCACCTGCGGCTGGTGGTCAAAATCGCCATGGACTTTCAGCGCCGCTGGATGCAAAACGTGCTCGACCTCATCCAGGAAGGCAATGTCGGCCTCATGCGCGCCGTGACCAAATTCGACCCCGACAAGGGCATCAAGTTCTCCTACTACGCCGCCTACTGGATCAAAGCGTATATCCTCAAATACATCATGGACAACTGGCGCATGGTGAAGATCGGGACCACCCAGGCCCAGCGCAAGCTGTTCTACAACCTGAACAAGGAGCGCAACCGCCTCCAGACACTGGGTTTCGACCCCAGCGCCTCCCAGCTTTCCGAAGCCTTGAACGTCACCGAGTCCGACATCGTGGAAATGGACCAGCGCCTAAGCGGCAACGACCTGTCCCTCGACGTGTCGCTCGGCGAGGACTCCACGTCCACCCGCCTGGACTTTCTGCCGGCGCTGACCCCCGGCATCGAGGAAATTCTGGCCGGCGACGAAATCTCGCACCAGCTCGAAAAACACATCCAGACCATCCGGCCCTCGCTCAATGAAAAGGAACTCGACCTGCTGGACAACCGCATCCTGTCCGACTCCCCGGTGACCCTGCGGGAGATCGGGGCAAAATACGGCATCACCCGGGAACGCGTGCGGCAGATCGAGGCCCGTCTTCTGGAAAAACTCAAGGAACACCTGTCCAAGCGCATCGAGGATTTTTCCTCGGATTGGATCCACAGGGAAGAATAG
- a CDS encoding TlpA family protein disulfide reductase, which yields MRKRIVFFMLALLFASVSRGLAQDAGPIKGQGVLDAVVAAQGKVVVVDFFASWCRPCLMEIPDFIEARRHYPPDKVVFIGVSLDQDQGEYFRFVKQTPFNFPVHLADPDVMSTFGVKMIPKTLIYDGKGQQAVNHAGYMPGDMLRQAIDTLLKDIGS from the coding sequence TTGCGCAAACGCATAGTTTTTTTCATGCTGGCCTTGCTGTTCGCGTCGGTATCGCGCGGGTTGGCCCAGGATGCCGGCCCGATCAAGGGGCAGGGCGTGCTCGACGCCGTTGTGGCCGCCCAGGGCAAGGTCGTGGTGGTGGACTTTTTCGCCTCCTGGTGCCGACCCTGTTTGATGGAGATTCCGGACTTCATTGAGGCCCGCAGGCATTACCCGCCTGACAAGGTCGTTTTCATCGGCGTTTCCCTCGACCAGGACCAGGGTGAGTATTTCCGCTTCGTCAAGCAGACGCCGTTCAATTTCCCGGTCCATCTGGCCGATCCGGACGTGATGTCCACTTTCGGCGTCAAGATGATCCCCAAGACGCTCATTTACGACGGCAAGGGGCAACAGGCGGTCAACCATGCCGGGTACATGCCCGGCGACATGCTGCGGCAGGCCATAGATACCCTGCTCAAAGACATCGGTTCATGA
- a CDS encoding N-acetyltransferase: MSKLFIRKARIQDVKQIHALLMDCAKKEFLLPRSFNQLYSHLRDFFVLAGHDVPGILGCCALSITWEDIAEIRSLAVREEIQKQGWGGKLVEACLSDAVTLGIFKVFTLTYRPHFFERLGFVPAEKEQLPQKVWADCINCPKFPECDEHALIMEM, translated from the coding sequence ATGAGCAAGCTTTTCATTCGCAAGGCGAGAATCCAGGACGTCAAGCAGATCCATGCGCTGCTTATGGACTGCGCCAAAAAGGAATTCCTGCTGCCGCGCTCGTTCAACCAGCTTTACAGCCACCTACGCGACTTTTTCGTCCTGGCCGGCCACGATGTCCCGGGCATTCTCGGTTGCTGCGCCCTGTCCATCACCTGGGAGGATATCGCCGAGATACGCTCCCTGGCCGTGCGCGAGGAAATCCAGAAGCAGGGCTGGGGCGGCAAGCTGGTGGAGGCCTGCCTGTCCGACGCCGTGACGCTTGGCATTTTCAAGGTTTTCACCCTGACCTACCGGCCGCATTTCTTCGAGCGCCTGGGCTTTGTCCCGGCGGAAAAGGAACAGCTGCCGCAGAAGGTCTGGGCCGATTGCATCAACTGCCCGAAATTTCCCGAGTGCGACGAACACGCGCTGATCATGGAAATGTAG
- the rpiB gene encoding ribose 5-phosphate isomerase B translates to MPKTVFIGSDHAGVSLKAAMVEHLRAAGHDVTDLGPADAKSVDYPDYAKAVCAKVLDTPGCAGILICGTGIGMSMAANRMPGIRAALCVNEYLARMTRLHNDANVLCLGERVIGTGLAASIVDVFLATDFEGGRHQRRVDLIESCGLAASL, encoded by the coding sequence ATGCCCAAAACCGTTTTCATCGGCTCCGACCATGCCGGCGTGTCGCTCAAGGCCGCCATGGTCGAGCACCTGCGCGCCGCCGGCCACGACGTGACCGACCTTGGCCCCGCCGACGCCAAAAGCGTCGACTACCCCGACTACGCCAAGGCCGTTTGCGCCAAGGTCCTCGACACCCCGGGCTGCGCCGGCATCCTCATCTGCGGCACTGGCATCGGCATGTCCATGGCCGCCAACCGCATGCCCGGCATCCGGGCCGCGCTTTGCGTCAACGAATACCTGGCCCGCATGACCCGCCTCCACAACGACGCCAACGTCCTGTGCCTTGGCGAACGCGTCATCGGAACGGGACTGGCCGCCTCCATCGTCGACGTCTTCCTCGCCACGGACTTCGAGGGCGGACGTCATCAGCGGCGCGTGGACCTCATCGAATCCTGCGGCCTGGCCGCATCCCTCTAA
- a CDS encoding tetratricopeptide repeat protein, with product MPDATKRRFSKRLPVFMVLVLLPCLLSNSCASSRPARSAYAAKGLSANADSAYRFLVYQDLMRQGKKDEAVAALEELVKKYPSPELAVELANLQWGLNQREKATATLEAAATAFPASRQLTLYLANAYQMRRMGDKAVATLGKFLAAHPTDAPARRELASLLEDAGKHKEALQVLSRIPEADRDAATCYLMAKAMAGLGRNAKAVTLLRQAVDKDQTLLPAWLDLGGLLESQGDLAGAEEAYRKMLSQDAGSPEVQARLLRVLLRRKQPDQALKLLRDEAPDKPHLLDAMSAFLEAGYTKQARQALDMLVAADPGSPDLPFYKAVLAYEGDKNPKKALEILAAVAPDNPNYDKSLSFRIQIATELGDYAKAEGLVREARTRYPDRKEFIAVEAALLDKRGDTAQAAKVLEKALAASPDDLDLLYRYGVALEKLKRRGEAKAVMEKIVAKDPVNPDALNYLGYSLAEEGRDLDKAVDMIRLALSKEPDNPFFLDSLAWAQYKLGHIDEALATIRKAAIPKVKDAIVWEHYGDIAAAAGHKAEAQKAYRTALDLGSESPKAVKKKLGAL from the coding sequence ATGCCTGACGCAACGAAACGCCGCTTTTCCAAGCGCCTGCCCGTGTTCATGGTGCTGGTGCTTTTGCCGTGCCTGCTTTCCAACTCCTGCGCCTCCAGCCGGCCGGCCCGGTCGGCCTATGCCGCCAAGGGCCTTTCGGCCAACGCGGACAGCGCCTACCGTTTTCTCGTCTACCAGGACCTCATGCGCCAGGGGAAAAAGGACGAGGCCGTGGCCGCGCTGGAGGAGTTGGTCAAAAAATACCCTTCGCCGGAACTGGCCGTGGAGCTGGCCAATCTCCAGTGGGGGCTCAATCAGCGCGAAAAAGCCACCGCCACCCTGGAGGCGGCCGCGACCGCCTTTCCGGCCTCGCGGCAGCTGACCCTCTATCTCGCCAACGCCTACCAGATGCGCCGCATGGGCGATAAGGCCGTGGCCACGCTCGGGAAATTCCTCGCCGCCCATCCGACCGACGCCCCGGCCAGAAGGGAGTTGGCCTCGCTTCTGGAAGACGCGGGCAAGCACAAGGAAGCCTTGCAAGTCCTCTCGCGCATCCCCGAGGCCGACCGCGACGCCGCGACCTGCTACCTCATGGCCAAGGCCATGGCCGGGCTCGGCCGAAACGCCAAGGCCGTCACGCTGCTGCGCCAGGCCGTGGACAAGGACCAGACGCTTCTGCCCGCCTGGCTCGACCTCGGCGGACTGCTCGAAAGCCAGGGCGACCTGGCCGGGGCCGAAGAGGCCTACCGCAAGATGCTGTCCCAGGACGCCGGCTCCCCGGAAGTCCAAGCCAGGCTCCTGCGGGTGCTGCTGAGGCGCAAGCAGCCGGATCAGGCCCTGAAGCTTTTGCGCGACGAAGCACCGGACAAGCCCCATCTGCTGGACGCCATGTCGGCCTTCCTCGAGGCCGGCTATACGAAGCAGGCCCGGCAGGCCCTGGACATGCTCGTGGCCGCCGATCCCGGGAGCCCGGACCTGCCGTTCTACAAGGCGGTCCTGGCCTACGAAGGGGACAAGAACCCCAAGAAGGCCCTGGAGATCCTGGCCGCAGTCGCGCCGGACAACCCCAATTACGACAAGAGCCTGAGCTTTCGCATCCAGATCGCCACGGAGCTTGGCGACTACGCCAAGGCCGAGGGACTCGTGCGCGAGGCCAGGACCCGCTATCCCGACCGCAAGGAATTCATCGCCGTGGAGGCCGCCCTGCTCGACAAGCGCGGCGACACGGCCCAGGCGGCAAAGGTGCTGGAAAAGGCCCTGGCCGCCTCCCCCGACGACCTGGACCTCCTGTACCGCTACGGCGTGGCCCTGGAAAAGCTCAAGCGCCGCGGCGAGGCCAAGGCCGTGATGGAAAAAATCGTGGCCAAGGACCCGGTCAATCCCGACGCCCTCAACTACCTCGGCTATTCCCTGGCCGAGGAGGGGCGCGACCTGGACAAGGCCGTGGACATGATCCGGCTGGCCCTGTCCAAGGAGCCGGACAACCCCTTCTTCCTGGATTCCCTGGCCTGGGCCCAATACAAGCTCGGGCACATCGACGAAGCCCTGGCCACCATCCGCAAGGCCGCCATCCCCAAGGTCAAGGACGCCATCGTCTGGGAGCACTACGGCGACATCGCCGCCGCCGCCGGCCACAAGGCCGAGGCCCAGAAAGCCTACCGCACCGCCCTGGATCTGGGATCGGAAAGCCCCAAGGCGGTCAAGAAAAAGCTCGGAGCCCTGTGA
- the tkt gene encoding transketolase, with translation MTANASAIDIKAVRAIKGLIMDATRKASSGHPGGAMSSADMAYVLFKDYLRFDPADPKWFDRDRFVLSAGHESMLQYALLYLRGVLTMEDLMHFRQFHSKTPGHPENFDTPGVECTTGPLGQGFSMSVGMAVAEEMLRQRLGEDIVSHYTYVLSSDGDVQTPVFQGSAALAGLWGLGRLIVLFDKNSVQLASPTSVCDDTDHKKLFEALGWHVVEINGHDHAAIRQALDAARAETQKPSIIIGHTIIAKGSFSMEGKSASHGAPFSDKEIEETKKLLELPVDKTFYMPEDAAAHFRARFPELETAAKNWNKALEDRLNSDPVFEDLWRQIKRAPGNRDLAWPVFEPSKAVATRSAWGACLGGLIDQMPLLVGGSADLDPSNQTEKFRDITGIFGKANRKGRALCFGVREFPMTAIVNGISLHGALTPFSATFLIFSDYARNALRMAALQRTPALHVYTHDSFYVGEDGPTHEPIEQISSLRLIPNMLVMRPADANETAACLDAALSQTSRPTCLLLTRQNLPILDPAAYPALKDGVKHGGYVLAEAASGKPDMILMASGSEVSLAIAAAKLLPEISIRIVSMPCMELFNEQPEDYKNAVLPPDVPFRYATEAGRPELWCQYTGRLDRVHGISHFGASAPAGKLAEAYGFTPEHLAAKIKAAYAAK, from the coding sequence ATGACCGCCAACGCATCCGCCATCGACATCAAAGCCGTGCGCGCCATCAAGGGCCTGATCATGGACGCCACCCGCAAGGCCTCCTCCGGCCACCCGGGCGGGGCCATGTCCTCGGCCGATATGGCGTATGTGCTGTTCAAGGACTACCTGCGCTTCGACCCGGCCGACCCGAAATGGTTTGACCGCGACCGCTTCGTGCTCTCGGCCGGACACGAGTCCATGCTTCAATACGCCCTGCTCTACCTGCGCGGCGTTTTGACCATGGAAGACCTCATGCATTTCCGCCAGTTCCACAGCAAGACCCCGGGCCACCCGGAAAATTTCGACACCCCCGGCGTGGAATGCACCACCGGGCCGCTCGGCCAGGGCTTTTCCATGTCCGTGGGCATGGCCGTGGCCGAGGAAATGCTGCGCCAACGCCTGGGCGAGGATATCGTCTCCCACTACACCTACGTGCTGTCCTCCGACGGCGACGTGCAGACCCCGGTCTTCCAGGGTTCCGCCGCGTTGGCCGGCCTGTGGGGCCTGGGACGGCTCATCGTGCTGTTCGACAAAAACAGCGTCCAGCTGGCCAGCCCCACGAGCGTGTGCGACGACACCGACCACAAGAAGCTTTTCGAGGCCCTGGGCTGGCACGTCGTCGAGATCAACGGCCACGACCACGCCGCCATCCGCCAGGCCCTGGACGCGGCCCGGGCCGAGACCCAGAAGCCGAGCATCATCATCGGCCACACCATCATCGCCAAGGGCTCCTTCTCCATGGAAGGCAAAAGCGCTTCCCACGGCGCGCCGTTTTCCGACAAGGAAATCGAGGAGACCAAGAAGCTCCTGGAACTGCCCGTGGACAAGACGTTTTACATGCCCGAAGACGCGGCCGCGCATTTCCGCGCCCGCTTCCCCGAGCTGGAAACGGCCGCCAAAAACTGGAACAAGGCCCTGGAAGACCGCTTGAACAGCGATCCCGTCTTCGAGGACCTCTGGCGGCAGATCAAGCGCGCACCCGGCAACCGCGACCTGGCCTGGCCGGTGTTCGAGCCGAGCAAAGCCGTGGCCACCCGCTCCGCCTGGGGCGCCTGCCTGGGCGGACTCATCGACCAGATGCCGCTTCTGGTCGGCGGCTCGGCCGACCTGGACCCCTCCAACCAGACCGAAAAGTTCCGCGACATCACCGGGATCTTCGGCAAGGCCAACCGCAAAGGCCGGGCGCTTTGCTTCGGCGTGCGCGAGTTCCCCATGACCGCCATCGTCAACGGCATAAGCCTCCACGGCGCCCTGACGCCCTTCAGCGCCACCTTCCTCATCTTTTCCGACTACGCCAGAAACGCCCTGCGCATGGCCGCGCTCCAGCGCACGCCCGCCCTGCACGTCTACACCCACGACTCCTTTTACGTGGGCGAGGACGGCCCGACCCACGAGCCCATCGAACAAATCAGTTCGCTGCGGCTCATTCCCAACATGCTGGTCATGCGCCCGGCCGACGCCAACGAAACCGCGGCCTGCCTGGACGCGGCCCTGTCCCAGACCAGCCGGCCGACCTGCCTGCTCCTGACGCGCCAGAACCTGCCCATCCTCGATCCGGCCGCGTACCCGGCCCTGAAGGACGGCGTGAAGCACGGCGGCTACGTGCTGGCCGAGGCCGCCTCGGGCAAGCCGGACATGATCCTCATGGCCTCGGGCTCGGAAGTCTCGCTGGCCATTGCCGCCGCCAAGCTCCTGCCGGAAATCTCCATCCGCATCGTCAGCATGCCCTGCATGGAGCTTTTCAACGAGCAGCCCGAAGATTACAAAAACGCGGTGCTGCCGCCGGACGTGCCCTTCCGCTACGCCACCGAGGCCGGACGGCCGGAACTGTGGTGCCAATACACCGGCCGCCTCGACCGCGTGCACGGCATCTCCCACTTCGGCGCATCCGCCCCGGCCGGCAAGCTGGCCGAAGCCTACGGATTTACCCCCGAACACCTCGCCGCCAAGATCAAAGCCGCCTACGCCGCAAAGTAA